The Myxococcus virescens genomic sequence GGCAAAGGAAGCGCTCGCAGGCGACCGCTTCGACGCGGTGGTGACGGACCTCATCCTCCCCGGTGGCGACGGCATGGAGGTCCTGCGGCACGTGCGGGAACACCACCCGGGCGTGGAGGTGGTGGTCATCACCGGCCTGGAGAAGGTGGACCCCGCCGTGCGCGCCATCAAGAGCGGCGCCGCGGAGTACCTCGTCAAGCCGGTGGCCCCGGAGGCCCTGCAGCACGCCGTGCGCCGCGCGCTCACCACGCGCGACCTGATGCAGGAGAACGCGTCGCTGCGCCGCCACGTGGCCATGCTGGAGGCGGGGCAACGCATCGCCACCACCCTGGACCGCGAGAAGCTGGCCGCGGCCACCGCCAGCGCGCTGCAGAGCATGGCCTCCGCCAGTGCCGTGGTCCTGCTGGAGCGCGACTCCGCCTTCGCGCTGCGGCGCCACGGCACCAGCGGCCTGTCCACCGCGCTGGAAGAGCCGCTCATCGCCGAGCTCATCGAACGCCTGAGCAACGAACGCGGGCCGCGCGAGCTGGACGGCCTGGACGCGCCCTTCCCTCGCGCCGTCTCCTTCCCCGCGCTGGAGGGCGATGCCGTGCTGGGACACGCGGTGCTCTTCTTCGGCGGCACGGGCGCGGAGTGGGCGGGCGAGACGGCCAGCTTCCTGGTGCGCAACTGGGCGCTCGCGCTGCGCAACCTCGGCCGCTTCGCCGCGGTGGAGGACCTGGCGTACGTCGACGACCTCACGCGCCTGTTCAACACCCGCTACCTGCACCTGGTGGTGGACCGCGAGGTCCAGGACGCACTCCAGTCGCAGCGCACCTTCAGCCTGCTGTTCCTGGACCTGGACCACTTCAAATCCATCAACGACACCCATGGCCACCTCGTGGGCTCCAAGGTGCTGGTGGAGGCGGCGCGCGTGGTGAAGGGCTGCGTGAGAGACCACGACGTCGTCGCGCGCTACGGCGGAGACGAATACGTGGTGGTGCTGCGCAATACCGACTCCGGCGGCGCGCTCAAGGTGGCCGAGCGCATCCGGCGCACCATGGAGACGCACAACTTCCTGGCGCGCGAAGGCCTGTCGCTCAAGCTCACCACGTGCATCGGCGTGGCCAGCTTCCCCGAGCACGCCCAGGACAAGGCCACGCTGTTGGACCTGTCGGACCGGGCCATGTACCGCGGCAAGCGGGGCTCGCGGAACGTCGTCTACATGGCGGCGAAGGACCTGGAGGCCCCACCGGCCGAGCGCCGGCAGGCCCACTCCGCATCCTGACGGCTACCGGCGCAGGCTGCCCACGGTGAGGCGCTTCTCCGGGGTGACGTCCGCTGGAGACGGCGCCTCGCCCTCCTTGCCCACGGCCTCCACGGCCTCGTGCGACGCGCCGGAGGTGATGAGCCGGTACTTCTCCACGGCCTCCTTCGCGTGCGCGGCCTGCTCTGGATCCAACCGGGCGATGAGCTCCCAGAAGAGGGCGGCGTGCTCGCGCTCCTCGTCCATGACGTGCCGGAGGATGGCCTTGGCGTCCTCGTTGTCCGTCGCGTCGATATGGGCCGCGTAGAGGTTGATGGCATCCAGCTCCGCCTCGATGTTGAGACGGATGGAGCGGGCCAACTCGGAGTCCGTCATCTTGCGGGGGACCAGCGAGTGGAACGGGTTGGTCTGCGGCATGAAGGCCCTCCCGAGGCCGGTGTCGCGATATCCGGATTTCCGGGCGGTGCGACGAGAACGCGGCAAGCATCCGCGCCGGCACGGTCCGGGTCAACGGATTCCCTCCAGGTGCGTTGCGTACAAGCGGTTGCCTCCGCCATGCTCGTCACATGGAAACACCCGTGCCGCTCGCCCAACTGCTCCAGGCCCTGGAGGCAGGGGACCTGACGGCCGCGCGAACAGCGGCGGCGGCACTGCAACGTGCGGGAGCGCAAACGTCACAGCTGGCGGCGGAGGTGCTGCACGAGCTGCGACAACCGCTGCTCGGCGTGAAGGCCTACGCCCAACTGCTCGCAGAGGACGGCGCCGCCCCCGGGCCCCTGCGCCTGCTGCTGGCCCAGGTGGAGCGGATGGAGCAGATCGTCTCCGACTTCATCCGCCTGTCGAGCGAACGACCGGCGTCTCAACAGCGCCTCTCCCTGGCGGCCCCCATCTGGGCGGCGGCGAAGCACTTCAGCATCAACCCGGACTCCTCGCGCATCTCCCTGGAGGTAGAGGCCCCGGAGGACATCACCATCCAGGGCAACGCGCGCCTCATCGAACAGCTCACCCTGAACCTGCTCAACAACGCGCGCGACGCCATGGCGGGGCGCGGCCGGGTGAAGGTGGTGCTCACGATGGAGGGCCCCTCCCCTGCCCTCTACGTGGCGGACTGGGGGCCGGGCATCCCCGAGGAGCTGCGAGCGCGCATCTTCGAGCCCTACATCACCGCCAACAAGCGAGGCACCGGACTGGGCTTGTCGGTGTGCCAGCGCATCGCCCGCGAGCACCACGCGCGCCTCGAGCTGGCCCCGCAGGGCGTCATCCGCGACGTCCCGCCCCCGGCCACCGTGTTCCGCGTGCTCTTCCCCGCGACGGACGCGCCGCCCACGCAGAAGCACCGGGTCCTGGTGGTGGATGACGAAATCATCATCCGCATGGTCTTCCGCGACCTGATGGGCAAGGAGTGCGAGATCATCGAAGCGGCGAGCGGCGAGGAGGCCCTGGACCTGCTGCAACAGGCGCCGGTGGACCTCATCGTCACCGACAAGAACCTGCCCGGCATGTCCGGCCTGGAGCTGGCGCAGCAGGCGCGGCGGCTGCACACGGACTCGCGCGTCATCCTGATGACGGGCTACCCGTCGCTGGTGACGACGCAGCAGGCGCTGGAGCTGGGCGTGGTGGACTACCTGCTCAAGCCCTTCGACGACATCCGCGAGGTGCGCGCCCTGCTGCGCTCCACGCTGGCCCGGAAGCCCGCCCCCGCGCCGCTGGAGACGGACCCCGCGATGCGCCGGGTGGACGTGCTGGAGGACAACCCGGCGGCGGCGGCGCAAATCACCCACGCCCTGTCCCTGGTGGGACTGGAAGCGCGCATCCTGACGACGACGGAGCTGGCCGCGCTGGAGCCGCCCGCGGGCGTGGTGGTGAGCTGGGACTTCACGCCCGCCTACGGGCGCAAGGCGCTGGAGCTGGGCAAGGCGCTGGCCCAGGGCGCACCCTTCGTGGTGCTGGCCGAGCACCTCACCATGGAGACGGCGCTGGAGTCCCTGCGTGCGGGCGCCGCCGCGTGCCTTCCCAAGCTGATGTCCGACGCGTCGGCGCTCAGCCGAGAGTTGAACCGCGCATTCAAACGAGAGGCCCCATGAGACTCGCGCTCCTGTCCGTCCTGCTGCTGGGTGTTGCTTGCTCCTCCGACAAGCCTCCGATGCAGGGCGGGCCGGACGCGGGCCGTGGCGACGCGGGCACCGGAGCAGACGACGCAGGCACCGGGACAGACGATGCGGGCAGCGGCGACGCGGGTTGCGAGCCGCTGGCCTCGGGTCCGGGCACCCCACTGCTCACCGGGTTGAACACGCCCCGCAGGCTCGCGGCGGACGCAACGGACCTCTACATCGCCGAGTCCCACTCCCTGAATCCGCAGCAGCCCCAGCCGGGCCCCGGGCGGCTCCTCCGGCTGCCACGCGCGGGCGGTGACGCGGTGTCCGTGGCCACGGGCTTCCGGGCGCCGGATGCCATCGCCGTGGTGGCGGACTCCGTCTACGTGCTCGACCTGGACGGGCTGTGGCGGGTGGACAAGGCGACGGGCACGAAGGACGCACGGTCGCTCGATGCCACGGTGAACAACGTCACCATTGGCGGCACGGACGTCCTGCCCACGCGGATGGGCGACCGGGACGTGGTGGTCATCGCGACGTCGCACCGCCGGCTGGTGCGCGTGGACGCCTCGGGCGGCAACCGCCAGGAGCTCTACGCTGGCACGGGCTACACGCAGGTGCGGGGAGCCCGCGTGGTGGGCCAGGACGTGTGGTTCCTGGTCGCCGCGGGAGAGAGCCCCGGCCTCTACAGCGTGCCGCTGGACGGCAGTGCCCCGGCCACGCTGCGCGACGGCACCATCACCGCCGGCACCTCGTTGGAAGTCACGCCCACACACTTCCTGGTCACCGAAGGCGGCGGCGGAAACGGCCGCGTGCTGCGCCTGCCACGCGAGGGCGGCGCGGCGGAGGTCGTGGCCACGGGCCTCCAGGGGCCCGCCTTCCCGGTGGAGCTGAATGGCACGCTCTACTTCAAGGACGTCAGCACCGGCGGCACGGGCTTCCTCCGCCGCGTGAGCACCTGCGCGCCCGGCGCCCTGGAGCCCGTGGGCCCAGAGGGCGTGGGGCCCGGGGGCCTGCTGGTGGACGGCGACACCCTGCTCTACACGTCGCAGGAGAGCGGCACCGGCGGCGTCGTGGGCCGCGTGCCCTGAGCGCCAGGACGTCCCCGCTGAAACGACAACGGCCCCGGCGCCTCCTGACGAGGCATCCGGGGCCGTTGACTGCCGAGGCCCAGACGGCCCGGGACTCATGTCCCGAGCCCTCCGGAGCGGCTCAGTAGTCCATGTCGTCGCCGCCGTAGTCCGGCATGCCGGCGCCAGCGCCGCCGCCCTTGGCCTTGCCCTTCGGGCGCTCGGCGACCATGGCCTCGGTGGTCAGCAGCAGCGAGGCGACGGAGGCGGCGTTCTGCAGCGCGGTGCGCTCCACCTTCGTCGGGTCGATGACGCCGGCCTTCTCCAGGTCCTCGTAGACCTCCGTGCGGGCGTTGTAGCCGAACGCGCCGGTGCCCTCGCGGACCTTGTTGATGACCACGGCGCCCTCGACGCCGGCGTTGCTGGCAATCTTCCGCAGCGGCTCCTGGAGCGCACGGCGGATGATGGCCACGCCGAAGTCCTGCTCACCGCCCGGCTTCAGCTTCTCCAGCGCGGGCAGCGCGCGGAGGTAGGCCACGCCGCCGCCAGGGACGATGCCCTCTTCGACGGCCGCGCGAGTCGCGTGCAGCGCGTCCTCGACGCGGGCCTTCTTCTCCTTCATCTCCGTCTCGGTGGCCGCACCGACGTTGATGACGGCCACGCCGCCCACCAGCTTCGCCAGACGCTCCTGGAGCTTCTCGCGGTCGTAGTCGCTGGTGACGGAGTCAATCTGCGTGCGGATGAGCTTGATGCGGCCCTCGATGGCCGCCTTCGTGCCCACGCCGTCCACGATGGTGGTGTTGTCCTTGTCCACCGTGGCGCGCTTGGAGCGGCCCAGGTCGGTCAGCGCCAGCGTCTCGAACTTGTGGCCCAGGTCCTCGCTGACCACCGTGCCGCCGGTGAGGACGGCGATGTCCTGCAGCATCTCCTTGCGGCGGTCACCAAAGCCGGGGGCCTTCACCGCGCACACGTTCAGCACGCCGCGGATCTTGTTGACCACCAGGGTGGCCAGGGCCTCGCCCTCGATGTCGTCGGCGATGATGAGCAGCGGCTTGCCGGAGCGGGCCACCTGCTCGAGCAGCGGAATCATGTCCTGCATCGACGAGACCTTCTTCTCGCTGATGAGGATGTAGGGGTCGTCCAGGACGGCCTCCATCCGCTCGCGGTTGGTCACGAAGTACGGGGACACGTAGCCGCGGTCGAACTGCATGCCCTCGACCACGTCGAGCGTCGTCTCGAGGCCCTTCGCCTCCTCGACGGTGATGACGCCCTCCTTGCCGACCTTCTCCATCGCGTCCGCGATGATGGCGCCGATGGTCTCATCGCCGTTGGCAGAGATGGTCCCCACCTGGGTGATGGCCTTCTTGTCGGCGGTGGGCTTGGACAGGCTCTTCAGCTCGCCCACGACGACCTCGACGGCCTTGTCGATGCCGCGCTTGAGGTCCATCGGGCTGTGGCCGGCGGCCACCAGCTTGAGGCCCTCCTCATAGATGGCGCGCGCCAGCACCGTGGCGGTGGTGGTGCCGTCGCCGGCCTTGTCGGAGGTCTTGGACGCGACCTCCTTCACCATCTGCGCGCCCATGTTCTCGAACTTGTTCTCGAGGTCGATCTCCTTGGCGACGGTGACGCCGTCCTTGGTGATCGTGGGGGAGCCGAAGCTCTTCTCGATGACCACGTTGCGGCCCTTGGGGCCGAGGGTCACCGCGACCGCGTCCGACAGGGTGCGGACGCCGCGCAGGATGGCC encodes the following:
- a CDS encoding GGDEF domain-containing response regulator; protein product: MARILLVDDEKIARTLYGDYLTAVGHAVTAVGTLQEAKEALAGDRFDAVVTDLILPGGDGMEVLRHVREHHPGVEVVVITGLEKVDPAVRAIKSGAAEYLVKPVAPEALQHAVRRALTTRDLMQENASLRRHVAMLEAGQRIATTLDREKLAAATASALQSMASASAVVLLERDSAFALRRHGTSGLSTALEEPLIAELIERLSNERGPRELDGLDAPFPRAVSFPALEGDAVLGHAVLFFGGTGAEWAGETASFLVRNWALALRNLGRFAAVEDLAYVDDLTRLFNTRYLHLVVDREVQDALQSQRTFSLLFLDLDHFKSINDTHGHLVGSKVLVEAARVVKGCVRDHDVVARYGGDEYVVVLRNTDSGGALKVAERIRRTMETHNFLAREGLSLKLTTCIGVASFPEHAQDKATLLDLSDRAMYRGKRGSRNVVYMAAKDLEAPPAERRQAHSAS
- the encC gene encoding encapsulin nanocompartment cargo protein EncC; the protein is MPQTNPFHSLVPRKMTDSELARSIRLNIEAELDAINLYAAHIDATDNEDAKAILRHVMDEEREHAALFWELIARLDPEQAAHAKEAVEKYRLITSGASHEAVEAVGKEGEAPSPADVTPEKRLTVGSLRR
- the sinK gene encoding hybrid histidine protein kinase/response regulator SinK yields the protein METPVPLAQLLQALEAGDLTAARTAAAALQRAGAQTSQLAAEVLHELRQPLLGVKAYAQLLAEDGAAPGPLRLLLAQVERMEQIVSDFIRLSSERPASQQRLSLAAPIWAAAKHFSINPDSSRISLEVEAPEDITIQGNARLIEQLTLNLLNNARDAMAGRGRVKVVLTMEGPSPALYVADWGPGIPEELRARIFEPYITANKRGTGLGLSVCQRIAREHHARLELAPQGVIRDVPPPATVFRVLFPATDAPPTQKHRVLVVDDEIIIRMVFRDLMGKECEIIEAASGEEALDLLQQAPVDLIVTDKNLPGMSGLELAQQARRLHTDSRVILMTGYPSLVTTQQALELGVVDYLLKPFDDIREVRALLRSTLARKPAPAPLETDPAMRRVDVLEDNPAAAAQITHALSLVGLEARILTTTELAALEPPAGVVVSWDFTPAYGRKALELGKALAQGAPFVVLAEHLTMETALESLRAGAAACLPKLMSDASALSRELNRAFKREAP
- the sinM gene encoding signal integration modulator SinM, whose product is MRLALLSVLLLGVACSSDKPPMQGGPDAGRGDAGTGADDAGTGTDDAGSGDAGCEPLASGPGTPLLTGLNTPRRLAADATDLYIAESHSLNPQQPQPGPGRLLRLPRAGGDAVSVATGFRAPDAIAVVADSVYVLDLDGLWRVDKATGTKDARSLDATVNNVTIGGTDVLPTRMGDRDVVVIATSHRRLVRVDASGGNRQELYAGTGYTQVRGARVVGQDVWFLVAAGESPGLYSVPLDGSAPATLRDGTITAGTSLEVTPTHFLVTEGGGGNGRVLRLPREGGAAEVVATGLQGPAFPVELNGTLYFKDVSTGGTGFLRRVSTCAPGALEPVGPEGVGPGGLLVDGDTLLYTSQESGTGGVVGRVP
- the groL gene encoding chaperonin GroEL (60 kDa chaperone family; promotes refolding of misfolded polypeptides especially under stressful conditions; forms two stacked rings of heptamers to form a barrel-shaped 14mer; ends can be capped by GroES; misfolded proteins enter the barrel where they are refolded when GroES binds); protein product: MAAKEIFFHQSAREAILRGVRTLSDAVAVTLGPKGRNVVIEKSFGSPTITKDGVTVAKEIDLENKFENMGAQMVKEVASKTSDKAGDGTTTATVLARAIYEEGLKLVAAGHSPMDLKRGIDKAVEVVVGELKSLSKPTADKKAITQVGTISANGDETIGAIIADAMEKVGKEGVITVEEAKGLETTLDVVEGMQFDRGYVSPYFVTNRERMEAVLDDPYILISEKKVSSMQDMIPLLEQVARSGKPLLIIADDIEGEALATLVVNKIRGVLNVCAVKAPGFGDRRKEMLQDIAVLTGGTVVSEDLGHKFETLALTDLGRSKRATVDKDNTTIVDGVGTKAAIEGRIKLIRTQIDSVTSDYDREKLQERLAKLVGGVAVINVGAATETEMKEKKARVEDALHATRAAVEEGIVPGGGVAYLRALPALEKLKPGGEQDFGVAIIRRALQEPLRKIASNAGVEGAVVINKVREGTGAFGYNARTEVYEDLEKAGVIDPTKVERTALQNAASVASLLLTTEAMVAERPKGKAKGGGAGAGMPDYGGDDMDY